A genomic window from Elaeis guineensis isolate ETL-2024a chromosome 3, EG11, whole genome shotgun sequence includes:
- the LOC105042411 gene encoding prolycopene isomerase 1, chloroplastic isoform X1, whose product MDVGGRRDNRASKGGIQKACQEHGAPYLHYRPATSFLLVFIRLIPLPNPLSERCQEISPYATPSTQNPLINQNLVSFAANRTKPAMLRLGFCSLLPSPPLHADALRRRRLEPVLPSPEPRRCAGGRRGRRSGLGTVGRNPMRAVLSVERDGRGEERKEDYDAIVIGSGIGGLVAATQLAVKGARVLVLEKYLIPGGSSGYYERDGFTFDVGSSVMFGFSDKGNLNLITQALAAVGCKMQVIPDPTTVHFHLPGELSVRVHREYSEFISELISKFPHEKEGILKFYSECWRIFNALNSLELKSLEEPIYLSGQFFKKPLECLTLAYYLPQNAGDIARKFIKDPQLLSFIDAECFIVSTVNSLHTPMINASMVLCDRHFGGINYPVGGVGGIAKALANGLVERGSKILYKAYVTRIIIEHGRAVGVRLSDGREFFAKTVISNATRWDTFGKLVKVEDLPEEEKNFQRIYVKAPSFLSIHMGVKDTVVPRNTDCHHFILEDDWANLEKPYGSIFVSIPTVLDSSLASERHHILHIFTTSCIEDWKGLSRKDYEEKKELVANKIISRLENKLFPGLKSSIVLKEVGTPKTHRRFLARDNGTYGPIPRGIPKGLLGMPFNTTAIAGLYCVGDSCFPGQGVIAVAFSGIMCSHRVAADIGLEKRSPVLDAALLRLLGWLRKMA is encoded by the exons ATGGACGTTGGTGGTAGAAGGGACAACCGGGCAAGCAAGGGTGGCATCCAAAAAGCATGCCAAGAGCACGGAGCACCCTACCTCCACTACCGACCAGCCACTTCATTTCTTCTTGTTTTTATTCGTCTCATTCCCCTCCCGAATCCTCTATCGGAACGATGCCAAGAGATTTCCCCCTACGCCACTCCCTCCACCCAAAATCCTCTTATAAACCAAAATCTTGTTTCATTCGCAGCGAACCGCACAAAACCCGCCATGCTCCGATTGGGATTCTgctccctcctcccctccccaCCCCTCCACGCCGACGCCCTACGCCGGCGCCGCCTGGAGCCCGTCTTGCCTTCTCCGGAGCCCAGGAGATGCGCCGGCGGGAGGAGGGGTCGGCGGTCGGGGCTTGGGACGGTGGGAAGGAATCCGATGAGGGCGGTGCTGAGCGTGGAGAGGGACGGGAGGGGTGAGGAGCGGAAAGAGGACTATGATGCGATCGTGATCGGGTCCGGGATTGGAGGACTGGTGGCGGCGACGCAGCTGGCGGTGAAGGGGGCCAGGGTTCTGGTGCTGGAGAAGTACCTGATTCCGGGAGGGAGCTCCGGGTATTACGAGAGGGATGGCTTTACCTTCGATGTCGGCTCGTCGGTCATGTTTGGGTTTAGCGATAAG GGCAACCTAAACTTAATTACACAAGCATTGGCAGCAGTTGGGTGTAAGATGCAGGTGATACCTGACCCTACAACGGTTCACTTCCATTTACCAGGTGAACTCTCTGTTCGTGTGCACAGAGAGTACAGTGAGTTCATTAGTGAGCTTATTAGTAAGTTCCCTCATGAAAAGGAAGGGATCCTGAAATTTTACAGTGAATGTTGGAGG ATTTTTAATGCATTAAATTCATTGGAGCTAAAGTCACTTGAGGAGCCTATCTACCTTTCtggacaattttttaagaagccTTTGGAGTGCTTAACTCTTG CTTATTATTTGCCTCAAAATGCTGGGGATATAGCTCGAAAGTTTATAAAAGATCCTCAATTGTTGTCCTTCATAGATGCTGAG TGTTTCATCGTGAGCACAGTTAATTCTCTGCATACTCCAATGATCAATGCAAGCATG GTTTTATGTGACAGACATTTTGGAGGGATAAATTACCCAGTTGGTGGTGTTGGGGGTATTGCAAAGGCTTTGGCAAATGGCCTTGTTGAAAGGGGCAGTAAAATACTTTACAAGGCATATGTGACTAGAATTATAATTGAACATGGAAGAGCT GTTGGGGTGAGACTTTCAGACGGAAGGGAGTTCTTTGCCAAAACAGTGATATCAAATGCTACTAGATGGGACACATTTG GAAAACTTGTGAAAGTGGAAGATCTTccagaagaagagaaaaattttcaaagaatttATGTTAAGGCACCATCTTTTCTTTCCATTCACATGGGAGTCAAAGACACAGTTGTACCCCGTAATACAGATTGCCACCATTTCATTCTCGAG GATGACTGGGCTAACTTAGAGAAGCCCTATGGAAGCATTTTTGTGAGTATCCCAACGGTTCTTGATTCATCTTTGGCTTCAGAAAGACATCATATTCTTCACATTTTCACAACATCTTGCATAGAGGATTGGAAG GGCCTTTCTCGCAAAGACTATGAAGAGAAGAAGGAGCTTGtagctaataaaattattagcaggCTTGAGAATAAACTCTTTCCAGGTCTCAAAAGCTCTATAGTGCTTAAAGAG GTGGGTACACCCAAAACTCACAGGAGATTTCTTGCTCGGGATAACGGTACCTATGGACCAATTCCACGTGGCATACCAAAGGGTTTATTGGGAATGCCTTTTAATACAACA GCTATAGCTGGTCTCTACTGTGTTGGGGATAGCTGTTTTCCTGGACAAGGTGTTATAGCTGTTGCCTTTTCAGGAATCATGTGTTCTCATAGAGTTGCTGCAGATATCG GGCTCGAAAAAAGGTCTCCAGTATTGGATGCTGCTCTTCTTCGGCTGCTTGGGTGGTTGAGGAAAATGGCGTAA
- the LOC105042411 gene encoding prolycopene isomerase 1, chloroplastic isoform X2 — MDVGGRRDNRASKGGIQKACQEHGAPYLHYRPATSFLLVFIRLIPLPNPLSERCQEISPYATPSTQNPLINQNLVSFAANRTKPAMLRLGFCSLLPSPPLHADALRRRRLEPVLPSPEPRRCAGGRRGRRSGLGTVGRNPMRAVLSVERDGRGEERKEDYDAIVIGSGIGGLVAATQLAVKGARVLVLEKYLIPGGSSGYYERDGFTFDVGSSVMFGFSDKGNLNLITQALAAVGCKMQVIPDPTTVHFHLPAYYLPQNAGDIARKFIKDPQLLSFIDAECFIVSTVNSLHTPMINASMVLCDRHFGGINYPVGGVGGIAKALANGLVERGSKILYKAYVTRIIIEHGRAVGVRLSDGREFFAKTVISNATRWDTFGKLVKVEDLPEEEKNFQRIYVKAPSFLSIHMGVKDTVVPRNTDCHHFILEDDWANLEKPYGSIFVSIPTVLDSSLASERHHILHIFTTSCIEDWKGLSRKDYEEKKELVANKIISRLENKLFPGLKSSIVLKEVGTPKTHRRFLARDNGTYGPIPRGIPKGLLGMPFNTTAIAGLYCVGDSCFPGQGVIAVAFSGIMCSHRVAADIGLEKRSPVLDAALLRLLGWLRKMA, encoded by the exons ATGGACGTTGGTGGTAGAAGGGACAACCGGGCAAGCAAGGGTGGCATCCAAAAAGCATGCCAAGAGCACGGAGCACCCTACCTCCACTACCGACCAGCCACTTCATTTCTTCTTGTTTTTATTCGTCTCATTCCCCTCCCGAATCCTCTATCGGAACGATGCCAAGAGATTTCCCCCTACGCCACTCCCTCCACCCAAAATCCTCTTATAAACCAAAATCTTGTTTCATTCGCAGCGAACCGCACAAAACCCGCCATGCTCCGATTGGGATTCTgctccctcctcccctccccaCCCCTCCACGCCGACGCCCTACGCCGGCGCCGCCTGGAGCCCGTCTTGCCTTCTCCGGAGCCCAGGAGATGCGCCGGCGGGAGGAGGGGTCGGCGGTCGGGGCTTGGGACGGTGGGAAGGAATCCGATGAGGGCGGTGCTGAGCGTGGAGAGGGACGGGAGGGGTGAGGAGCGGAAAGAGGACTATGATGCGATCGTGATCGGGTCCGGGATTGGAGGACTGGTGGCGGCGACGCAGCTGGCGGTGAAGGGGGCCAGGGTTCTGGTGCTGGAGAAGTACCTGATTCCGGGAGGGAGCTCCGGGTATTACGAGAGGGATGGCTTTACCTTCGATGTCGGCTCGTCGGTCATGTTTGGGTTTAGCGATAAG GGCAACCTAAACTTAATTACACAAGCATTGGCAGCAGTTGGGTGTAAGATGCAGGTGATACCTGACCCTACAACGGTTCACTTCCATTTACCAG CTTATTATTTGCCTCAAAATGCTGGGGATATAGCTCGAAAGTTTATAAAAGATCCTCAATTGTTGTCCTTCATAGATGCTGAG TGTTTCATCGTGAGCACAGTTAATTCTCTGCATACTCCAATGATCAATGCAAGCATG GTTTTATGTGACAGACATTTTGGAGGGATAAATTACCCAGTTGGTGGTGTTGGGGGTATTGCAAAGGCTTTGGCAAATGGCCTTGTTGAAAGGGGCAGTAAAATACTTTACAAGGCATATGTGACTAGAATTATAATTGAACATGGAAGAGCT GTTGGGGTGAGACTTTCAGACGGAAGGGAGTTCTTTGCCAAAACAGTGATATCAAATGCTACTAGATGGGACACATTTG GAAAACTTGTGAAAGTGGAAGATCTTccagaagaagagaaaaattttcaaagaatttATGTTAAGGCACCATCTTTTCTTTCCATTCACATGGGAGTCAAAGACACAGTTGTACCCCGTAATACAGATTGCCACCATTTCATTCTCGAG GATGACTGGGCTAACTTAGAGAAGCCCTATGGAAGCATTTTTGTGAGTATCCCAACGGTTCTTGATTCATCTTTGGCTTCAGAAAGACATCATATTCTTCACATTTTCACAACATCTTGCATAGAGGATTGGAAG GGCCTTTCTCGCAAAGACTATGAAGAGAAGAAGGAGCTTGtagctaataaaattattagcaggCTTGAGAATAAACTCTTTCCAGGTCTCAAAAGCTCTATAGTGCTTAAAGAG GTGGGTACACCCAAAACTCACAGGAGATTTCTTGCTCGGGATAACGGTACCTATGGACCAATTCCACGTGGCATACCAAAGGGTTTATTGGGAATGCCTTTTAATACAACA GCTATAGCTGGTCTCTACTGTGTTGGGGATAGCTGTTTTCCTGGACAAGGTGTTATAGCTGTTGCCTTTTCAGGAATCATGTGTTCTCATAGAGTTGCTGCAGATATCG GGCTCGAAAAAAGGTCTCCAGTATTGGATGCTGCTCTTCTTCGGCTGCTTGGGTGGTTGAGGAAAATGGCGTAA
- the LOC105042412 gene encoding E3 ubiquitin-protein ligase DIS1, with the protein MTYLKLGKKQMFAGSSSAIQSKNMDESTSVSGDSNCKSISSNELAPPQSKVLHGKKSIVVPDSDIEGLLECPVCSNSMFPPIQQCPSGHTLCLSCKNKVNNKCPICRKEIGNIRCLALEKLAVSLHLPCAYHHLGCEEMFPYYSKLRHEAQCVYRPYACPHPGSECPFMGDMPALLSHLRESHKVDLQAGCTFNHRYVKQDPCSVDNVSWTLTLFNCFGHYFCLHFEAFLLGCEPVYMAFLRFIGEESEARRFGYCLEVGGNGRKLTWQGVPRSIRTHHRTVRDSNDGLIVQRRLALYFSGGDRKELKLRITGRIWREI; encoded by the exons ATGACCTATCTTAAGCTGGGGAAAAAACAGATGTTTGCTGGCTCGTCTTCTGCTATTCAgtcaaaaaatatggatgaatcaacTTCAGTATCTGGGGATTCTAACTGCAAATCAATCAGTTCAAACGAGCTGGCTCCCCCTCAGTCTAAAGTACTGCATGGAAAAAAGTCTATTGTAGTCCCGGACAGTGATATAGAGGGATTGTTAGAGTGTCCTGTTTGCAGCAATTCGATGTTTCCACCTATTCAGCAG TGTCCAAGTGGGCATACCCTGTGCCTTTCCTGCAAAAACAAAGTCAATAATAAGTGTCCAATATGCAGAAAGGAAATTGGCAATATAAGATGTTTAGCACTTGAGAAGCTGGCCGTCTCTCTCCACTTGCCATGTGCATACCATCATCTAGGCTGTGAGGAAATGTTTCCCTATTACAGCAAGCTGCGGCATGAAGCACAGTGTGTTTACAGGCCATATGCATGCCCACATCCGGGTTCGGAGTGTCCCTTCATGGGGGATATGCCTGCTCTTTTGTCCCATCTTCGGGAGAGCCATAAGGTGGATCTTCAAGCTGGTTGCACCTTTAATCATCGATATGTGAAGCAGGACCCGTGTTCGGTGGACAATGTATCATGGACACTAACA CTTTTCAACTGCTTCGGCCACTACTTCTGTCTGCATTTTGAAGCATTTCTGCTAGGATGTGAGCCAGTTTACATGGCCTTCCTACGTTTCATAGGCGAGGAATCTGAAGCAAGGAGATTTGGGTATTGCCTTGAGGTTGGTGGTAATGGACGGAAGCTGACATGGCAGGGCGTGCCTCGGAGCATCCGGACACACCACAGGACAGTCCGTGACAGCAATGATGGCCTTATAGTTCAGAGGAGACTTGCTCTCTACTTCTCAGGTGGTGATCGGAAGGAGTTGAAGCTGAGAATCACGGGCAGGATTTGGAGGGAGATCTGA